One Spodoptera frugiperda isolate SF20-4 chromosome 10, AGI-APGP_CSIRO_Sfru_2.0, whole genome shotgun sequence genomic region harbors:
- the LOC126911104 gene encoding putative uncharacterized protein DDB_G0282133, translating to MSTEDVGDTRCRVAGLECLKLSSEATANNAEAWRKWWQRLELYLLASGLDRSEEKRKVAILLHSIGPKGLEIFNTFNISLDEAKIEDVKVKFDLYFEPRKNLTMCRYMFFTRRQAQSESIDDFITDLEIKSQDCEFGTLRESMIRDIFIANLHMDLSHIRQRLLQEPNLTYERMRELAKTLIVAQQDADKMTNKSIVEDGEKVMQLRQRSGGRRVCRQRASSQTPHRATWKSPSPMRQSASTCGRCGQSHRTKCPAIGVQCRSCNSFGHYAKFCYKNKQVRQLHSSTSTKSIQNENYFVGILNSQSSQNHLSHSHKQSHSQPQTQSHSQPQKQSKSQSYSQTPVKSHSHTSHTSQSQNKNSPSLGNLHDDNAYCTERLHRHNKNSLTSQSLYKNSPISQISRNKNSQNAHFNHHYHCYTNKSQSVSRKTINNNKNSHSLGQGHVNYNKSNKNSQSVNKSHNTHFQNIHHHKYTKKSHHCQSNVSNTASETNNHNMHSNIPNVASHLNNLNQQISHVKGNSVSENHYSGSSWKINLHVGNRKINCVIDSGADVNVISVKNFKFLNLSKSQIDKCHVNVTGFGGNNIPILGKVNLKCNLNIENRNICENIVFIVANILCPTVLGLPTCEKLGSWMSTPSLSSETQAWCSSVYRSAKESSVCVARKAARGIGSHGANASHTKSHKTN from the exons atgtctaccgAAGACGTCGGCGACACGAGGTGCCGTGTGGCCGGTCTGGAGTGTCTTAAGTTGTCGTCGGAGGCAACCGCGAACAACGCGGAGGCGTGGAGGAAATGGTGGCAGCGACTGGAGCTGTATCTGCTGGCATCAGGTTTAGACAGGTCGGAGGAGAAGCGGAAGGTGGCCATTCTGCTTCACAGTATTGGCCCTAAAGGTCTCGAAATCTTTAATACCTTTAACATCAGCCTGGATGAAGCCAAAATAGAAGACGTCAAGGTCAAATTCGACCTGTACTTTGAGCCACGCAAGAATCTTACCATGTGCAGGTACATGTTTTTTACAAGGAGGCAAGCTCAATCTGAGAGCATCGACGATTTTATCACCGATCTGGAGATAAAGAGCCAGGATTGCGAGTTCGGAACCCTGCGCGAGTCCATGATCCGGGATATTTTCATCGCCAACCTGCACATGGATTTGTCACACATCCGGCAAAGGCTGTTGCAAGAGCCCAACCTCACCTATGAGAGGATGCGAGAGTTGGCGAAAACCCTAATTGTCGCACAGCAGGATGCAGATAAGATGACAAACAAGTCCATCGTCGAAGACGGCGAGAAGGTGATGCAACTGCGTCAAAGGAGCGGCGGTCGACGAGTCTGTCGACAGCGTGCTTCAAGTCAAACGCCACATCGGGCCACGTGGAAGTCTCCCAGTCCGATGAGGCAGTCAGCATCAACGTGTGGTCGCTGTGGGCAGTCTCATCGAACGAAGTGCCCAGCGATCGGAGTACAATGCAGGTCATGTAACTCATTTGGTCATTATGCTAAGTTTtgctacaaaaataaacaagtcaGACAGTTGCATTCATCAACTTCCACAAAGTCGATacaaaatgagaattattttgtAGGAATCTTAAACAGTCAGTCGAGTCAAAATCATCTTAGTCATTCACATAAACAGTCACACAGTCAGCCACAAACACAGTCACACAGTCAGCCACAAAAACAGTCAAAAAGTCAATCATATAGTCAAACACCAGTCAAATCGCACTCACACACCAGTCAtacaagtcaaagtcaaaacaaaaatagtccAAGTCTAGGTAATCTCCATGATGACAATGCTTATTGCACTGAGAGATTACAccgtcataataaaaacagtctTACAAGTCaaagtctttataaaaatagtcCTATAAGTCAAATAagtcgaaataaaaatagtcaaaaTGCTCACtttaatcatcattatcattgcTACACTAATAAAAGTCAGTCCGTCAGTCGtaagacaataaataacaataaaaacagtcaTAGTCTAGGTCAAGGacatgttaattataataaatctaataagAACAGTCAGTCCGTCAATAAGTCACATAATACACACTTCCAAAACATTCATCACCACAAGTACACTAAGAAATCACATCATTGTCAGTCAAATGTAAGTAATACAGCATCAGAAACAAATAATCACAACATGCATTCAAATATACCAAACGTAGCATCtcatctaaataatttaaatcagcAAATTAGTCATGTCAAGGGTAATTCAGTTTCAGAAAATCATTATTCAGGTAGTTCATGGAAAATAAATTTACATGTGGGTAaccgaaaaataaattgtgtcatAGACTCAGGCGCAGATGTAAACGTCATATCTGTCAAAAACTTCAAATTTCTTAATCTGTCAAAGTCACAAATTGATAAATGTCATGTAAATGTCACAGGATTTGGTGGCAATAACATTCCAATTCTaggcaaagtaaatttaaaatgtaatttaaacatagaaaatagaaatatttgtgaaaatatagtGTTCATTGTAGCAAATATACTATGTCCAACTGTCTTAGGTCTTCCCACTTGTgaaaaattag GGTCTTGGATGTCTACCCCCAGTCTGTCATCTGAAACTCAAGCCTGGTGCAGTTCCGTGTATAGATCCGCCAAGGAAAGTTCCGTTTGCGTTGCAAGGAAAGCTGCGCGAGGAATTGGATCGCATGGAGCAAATGCAAGTCATACAAAAAGTCACAAAACCAACTGA